From a region of the Daphnia magna isolate NIES linkage group LG1, ASM2063170v1.1, whole genome shotgun sequence genome:
- the LOC116931085 gene encoding RNA pseudouridylate synthase domain-containing protein 2 isoform X1, whose protein sequence is MEMQHPWLLPFLHPLTTAPPIQLTLPPPPHQPHHHPHHHPHQHHHHHHHPHHHVQQQQPQQQPHPHVHHAHHHAAAHQLPSTSMGLTLQPMLTTSGALLLPALQQNAAAAVAAFAAAAHQLAAHQQGSAVAAYSAMAATNSPVLMAPFQPQRSRLKVSERENRPVEANGSAAAVAAMISAGVVSEAKRKHHDDQVEPFKDVKRAKIETRALKAKRPGFTDERYSETEYFFENGLRKVYPYYFTFTTFTKGRWVGEKILDVFAREFRAHPVEEYERCIKSGSLTVNYEKVDIDYRLKHNDLLANIVHRHERPVIGDAVSIVHLDDDLVVVHKPPSVPVHPCGRYRHNTVAFILAKEHNLRNLRTIHRLDRLTSGLLMFGRNQEKARQMEVQIRTRLVSKEYVCRVGGEFPSGNIMCTEPIEVVSYKIGVCRVSPKGKDCQTEFERLSYNGKTSVVLCKPRTGRMHQIRVHLQYLGYPIANDPLYNHVVFGPEKGKDGNIGKTDEELIHDLISIHNAENWLGGEGDDFAPNFFSGVIPPEATGVATPSSSSESVGMASGVSSRSQTPDATIISKEPPTAVGSLPESKLETEMGAMENQENAAMSAGPVVNQVSEEVLSVSPSATATASEGAINEKSASPAANGATENHPIADEGAAKPEENSRNERNSPDDATKVNENFFADNYNSSKVTFDEHCFECKTRFRDPKPKDLMMFLHAWRYTGPGWSYETQLPKWAEAEWQNEEY, encoded by the exons ATGGAAATGCAGCATCCGTGGCTATTACCGTTTCTTCATCCGTTAACCACGGCGCCACCCATCCAGCTAACTCTCCCCCCGCCACCACATCAACCTCATCATCATCCCCATCATCACCCGCATcaacaccaccaccaccaccaccacccccATCACCAtgtccagcagcagcagccgcagcAGCAGCCTCATCCGCATGTCCATCATGCTCATCATCATGCCGCCGCCCATCAGCTGCCCTCGACGTCGATGGGCTTGACCCTTCAGCCAATGCTGACCACATCGGGAGCTCTTCTCCTACCGGCCCTGCAACAAAATGCCGCCGCTGCTGTGGCTGCCTTTGCTGCCGCAGCCCATCAACTGGCCGCCCATCAGCAAGGATCCGCCGTGGCGGCCTACAGCGCCATGGCCGCCACCAATTCGCCCGTTCTTATGGCTCCCTTTCAACCGCAACGTAGTCGACTCAAG gTTTCAGAGCGTGAGAATCGGCCAGTGGAAGCGAACGGCAGCGCTGCAGCGGTGGCTGCCATGATAAGCGCCGGAGTCGTTTCCGAGGCCAAGAGAAAACATCACGACGATCAAGTGGAGCCTTTCAAAGATGTTAAACGA GCTAAAATTGAGACGAGGGCGCTGAAAGCTAAACGCCCCGGATTCACCGACGAGCGCTACAGCGAAACGGAAtacttttttgaaaatg GTCTTCGTAAAGTCTACCCGTACTATTTCACTTTCACGACGTTCACCAAAGGCCGTTGGGTTGGAGAGAAGATCCTCGATGTCTTCGCCAGAGAGTTTCGAGCTCATCCCGTCGAAGAATAC GAGCGGTGCATCAAGTCCGGCTCGTTGACGGTCAATTACGAAAAAGTGGACATTGATTACCGGTTGAAACACAACGATCTGTTGGCCAACATCGTGCACAG ACACGAGAGGCCCGTGATCGGGGATGCGGTGAGCATCGTCCACCTCGACGACGACTTGGTGGTCGTTCACAAGCCTCCCTCCGTCCCT GTTCATCCGTGCGGTCGCTACCGTCATAACACGGTGGCGTTCATCTTGGCCAAAGAGCACAACTTGCGCAACTTACGGACGATCCATCGACTGGATCGACTCACGTCCGGCCTGCTAATGTTCGGCAGGAACCAGGAGAAGGCCCGACAGATGGAAGTGCAAATCCGCACGCGCCTTGTCTCCAAGGAGTACGTTTGCAGAGTGGGAGGTGAATTCCCGAG TGGCAATATCATGTGCACCGAACCGATCGAAGTGGTCAGCTATAAAATCGGCGTTTGTCGAGTGTCTCCCAAAGGCAAGGACTGCCAGACAGAGTTTGAACGTCTCTCGTACAATGGCAAAACGAGCGTCGTTCTCTGCAAGCCCCGCACCGGCCGGATGCATCAGATCAGAGTCCATCTGCAGTACCTCG GATATCCGATAGCAAACGACCCGTTGTACAATCATGTTGTCTTCGGACCGGAGAAAGGCAAAGATGGCAACATTGGAAAGACGGATGAAGAATTGATCCATGATTTGATCTCGATCCATAACGCGGAAAACTGGCTCGGTGGTGAAGGCGATGACTTTGCCCCCAACTTCTTCAGTGGCGTCATACCACCGGAAGCAACCGGTGTAGCAACTCCATCCAGCAGCTCTGAAAGCGTCGGAATGGCCAGCGGAGTCTCTAGTCGAAGCCAGACTCCTGATGCCACTATCATATCTAAAGAGCCGCCAACGGCAGTTGGATCGCTTCCGGAATCTAAACTTGAAACGGAAATGGGAGCGATGGAGAACCAGGAAAATGCTGCGATGTCAGCCGGCCCAGTTGTCAATCAAGTTAGCGAGGAAGTCTTGTCGGTATCGCCTTCGGCAACTGCCACGGCATCCGAGGGAGCTATTAATGAAAAATCAGCCAGCCCAGCGGCCAATGGAGCCACCGAGAACCACCCGATCGCCGATGAAGGCGCAGCCAAACCGGAAGAAAATAGTCGGAACGAACGAAATTCACCAGACGATGCCACTAAAGTGAATGAAA ATTTCTTCGCTGATAATTACAACTCAAGCAAAGTGACTTTCGACGAACATTGTTTCGAATGCAAGACGCGCTTCCGTGATCCAAAGCCTAAAGACTTGATGATGTTCCTCCACGCTTGGCGTTACACA GGCCCAGGTTGGTCGTATGAAACTCAGCTGCCCAAATGGGCGGAAGCCGAATGGcaaaatgaagaatattag
- the LOC116931085 gene encoding RNA pseudouridylate synthase domain-containing protein 2 isoform X2, with product MEMQHPWLLPFLHPLTTAPPIQLTLPPPPHQPHHHPHHHPHQHHHHHHHPHHHVQQQQPQQQPHPHVHHAHHHAAAHQLPSTSMGLTLQPMLTTSGALLLPALQQNAAAAVAAFAAAAHQLAAHQQGSAVAAYSAMAATNSPVLMAPFQPQRSRLKVSERENRPVEANGSAAAVAAMISAGVVSEAKRKHHDDQVEPFKDVKRAKIETRALKAKRPGFTDERYSETEYFFENGLRKVYPYYFTFTTFTKGRWVGEKILDVFAREFRAHPVEEYERCIKSGSLTVNYEKVDIDYRLKHNDLLANIVHRHEVPVESKVIEIVHQDDDIIVIDKPCSVPVHPCGRYRHNTVAFILAKEHNLRNLRTIHRLDRLTSGLLMFGRNQEKARQMEVQIRTRLVSKEYVCRVGGEFPSGNIMCTEPIEVVSYKIGVCRVSPKGKDCQTEFERLSYNGKTSVVLCKPRTGRMHQIRVHLQYLGYPIANDPLYNHVVFGPEKGKDGNIGKTDEELIHDLISIHNAENWLGGEGDDFAPNFFSGVIPPEATGVATPSSSSESVGMASGVSSRSQTPDATIISKEPPTAVGSLPESKLETEMGAMENQENAAMSAGPVVNQVSEEVLSVSPSATATASEGAINEKSASPAANGATENHPIADEGAAKPEENSRNERNSPDDATKVNENFFADNYNSSKVTFDEHCFECKTRFRDPKPKDLMMFLHAWRYTGPGWSYETQLPKWAEAEWQNEEY from the exons ATGGAAATGCAGCATCCGTGGCTATTACCGTTTCTTCATCCGTTAACCACGGCGCCACCCATCCAGCTAACTCTCCCCCCGCCACCACATCAACCTCATCATCATCCCCATCATCACCCGCATcaacaccaccaccaccaccaccacccccATCACCAtgtccagcagcagcagccgcagcAGCAGCCTCATCCGCATGTCCATCATGCTCATCATCATGCCGCCGCCCATCAGCTGCCCTCGACGTCGATGGGCTTGACCCTTCAGCCAATGCTGACCACATCGGGAGCTCTTCTCCTACCGGCCCTGCAACAAAATGCCGCCGCTGCTGTGGCTGCCTTTGCTGCCGCAGCCCATCAACTGGCCGCCCATCAGCAAGGATCCGCCGTGGCGGCCTACAGCGCCATGGCCGCCACCAATTCGCCCGTTCTTATGGCTCCCTTTCAACCGCAACGTAGTCGACTCAAG gTTTCAGAGCGTGAGAATCGGCCAGTGGAAGCGAACGGCAGCGCTGCAGCGGTGGCTGCCATGATAAGCGCCGGAGTCGTTTCCGAGGCCAAGAGAAAACATCACGACGATCAAGTGGAGCCTTTCAAAGATGTTAAACGA GCTAAAATTGAGACGAGGGCGCTGAAAGCTAAACGCCCCGGATTCACCGACGAGCGCTACAGCGAAACGGAAtacttttttgaaaatg GTCTTCGTAAAGTCTACCCGTACTATTTCACTTTCACGACGTTCACCAAAGGCCGTTGGGTTGGAGAGAAGATCCTCGATGTCTTCGCCAGAGAGTTTCGAGCTCATCCCGTCGAAGAATAC GAGCGGTGCATCAAGTCCGGCTCGTTGACGGTCAATTACGAAAAAGTGGACATTGATTACCGGTTGAAACACAACGATCTGTTGGCCAACATCGTGCACAG ACACGAGGTGCCGGTAGAGTCGAAGGTTATCGAAATTGTTCATCAAGATGACGACATAATCGTGATCGATAAGCCATGCTCTGTACCG GTTCATCCGTGCGGTCGCTACCGTCATAACACGGTGGCGTTCATCTTGGCCAAAGAGCACAACTTGCGCAACTTACGGACGATCCATCGACTGGATCGACTCACGTCCGGCCTGCTAATGTTCGGCAGGAACCAGGAGAAGGCCCGACAGATGGAAGTGCAAATCCGCACGCGCCTTGTCTCCAAGGAGTACGTTTGCAGAGTGGGAGGTGAATTCCCGAG TGGCAATATCATGTGCACCGAACCGATCGAAGTGGTCAGCTATAAAATCGGCGTTTGTCGAGTGTCTCCCAAAGGCAAGGACTGCCAGACAGAGTTTGAACGTCTCTCGTACAATGGCAAAACGAGCGTCGTTCTCTGCAAGCCCCGCACCGGCCGGATGCATCAGATCAGAGTCCATCTGCAGTACCTCG GATATCCGATAGCAAACGACCCGTTGTACAATCATGTTGTCTTCGGACCGGAGAAAGGCAAAGATGGCAACATTGGAAAGACGGATGAAGAATTGATCCATGATTTGATCTCGATCCATAACGCGGAAAACTGGCTCGGTGGTGAAGGCGATGACTTTGCCCCCAACTTCTTCAGTGGCGTCATACCACCGGAAGCAACCGGTGTAGCAACTCCATCCAGCAGCTCTGAAAGCGTCGGAATGGCCAGCGGAGTCTCTAGTCGAAGCCAGACTCCTGATGCCACTATCATATCTAAAGAGCCGCCAACGGCAGTTGGATCGCTTCCGGAATCTAAACTTGAAACGGAAATGGGAGCGATGGAGAACCAGGAAAATGCTGCGATGTCAGCCGGCCCAGTTGTCAATCAAGTTAGCGAGGAAGTCTTGTCGGTATCGCCTTCGGCAACTGCCACGGCATCCGAGGGAGCTATTAATGAAAAATCAGCCAGCCCAGCGGCCAATGGAGCCACCGAGAACCACCCGATCGCCGATGAAGGCGCAGCCAAACCGGAAGAAAATAGTCGGAACGAACGAAATTCACCAGACGATGCCACTAAAGTGAATGAAA ATTTCTTCGCTGATAATTACAACTCAAGCAAAGTGACTTTCGACGAACATTGTTTCGAATGCAAGACGCGCTTCCGTGATCCAAAGCCTAAAGACTTGATGATGTTCCTCCACGCTTGGCGTTACACA GGCCCAGGTTGGTCGTATGAAACTCAGCTGCCCAAATGGGCGGAAGCCGAATGGcaaaatgaagaatattag
- the LOC116931365 gene encoding transmembrane emp24 domain-containing protein 5, giving the protein MQQIPSQQQVPIQQVPIQQQVPLQQVPLQQQVPVQQQVPMQQQVPVQQQVPIQQQVPMQQQVPIQQQVPMQQQVPMQQQVPMQQVPMQQVPMQQVPMQQVPLQQVPLQQVPMQQQMHPGQVPMQQLLPGQVPMMPIHPEQGQMPPHILPGQPPVHIAQPPMTMPLFDENADDAPAVAMEYKVHVDPGKEECYFQFVQKGATIYVSFQVLRGGDGMAGFAVRNPSGQLVHPYQWKPASEFQEVSPTGGYYGICVDNQFSRFAAKLVNLYITTFRYDQWEKFTQELKDIDVSAENCTNILQGVDKRIQGILQMQQLARSREARDYNLLLDNETYVQNWSIAQCVVVIACFVVQVYFVKKLFETKSGGRGRI; this is encoded by the exons ATGCAGCAAATACCGTCGCAGCAGCAAGTTCCTATTCAGCAAGTCCCGATACAACAGCAAGTACCGCTACAGCAAGTTCCATTGCAACAGCAAGTTCCAGTGCAGCAGCAAGTTCCAATGCAGCAGCAAGTACCAGTACAGCAGCAAGTCCCAATACAACAGCAAGTACCAATGCAGCAGCAAGTACCAATACAACAGCAAGTCCCAATGCAGCAGCAAGTCCCAATGCAGCAGCAAGTCCCGATGCAGCAAGTCCCGATGCAGCAAGTCCCGATGCAGCAAGTCCCGATGCAGCAAGTCCCGCTGCAGCAAGTCCCGCTGCAGCAAGTTCCGATGCAGCAGCAAATGCATCCCGGCCAAGTTCCCATGCAACAATTGCTCCCTGGACAAGTACCAATGATGCCAATTCATCCTGAACAAGGTCAAATGCCCCCCCACATACTCCCAGGACAACCACCAGTCCATATCGCACAACCTCCTATGACCATGCCATTATTTGATGAAAATGCTGATGATGCACCAGCTGTGGCCATGGAATACAAAGTCCATGTTGATCCTGGGAAAGAAGAGTGCTATTTCCAGTTTGTCCAAAAAGGAGCTACAATTTATGTCAGCTTTCAG GTTCTTCGTGGGGGAGATGGCATGGCAGGTTTTGCAGTTAGGAACCCTAGTGGGCAATTAGTACATCCATATCAATGGAAGCCAGCATCTGAATTTCAAGAAGTATCGCCCACCGGTGGATATTATGGGATATGTGTGGACAATCAGTTCTCTCGATTTGCTGCTAAATTAGTCAATCTTTACATCACGACCTTCAG ATACGACCAATGGGAGAAATTTACTCAGGAACTTAAAGATATTGACGTTAGTGCAGAAAACTGCACG aaTATACTGCAAGGCGTTGATAAACGCATCCAAGGAATCTTGCAAATGCAGCAATTGGCCAGAAGCAGGGAAGCACGTGACTACAATCTTCTTTTGGATAACGAGACCTACGTGCAAAATTGGTCTATAGCACAATGCGTTGTGGTTATTGCTTGCTTTGTTGTCCAGGTATATTTTGTGAAGAAACTATTCGAAACGAAAAGCGGTGGCCGAGGACGAATTTAG
- the LOC116931164 gene encoding uncharacterized protein LOC116931164, with the protein MEKSKRCYPTRSNKIAKLEENEIPGKKSPALSKIKNVESPAAVKHFMISGYASPPCRHVTLSQQNENEIVWDLTSPGARKYQGLLSEKKTSTPNQTPTRKRELRPRVALCKKNIALSEDKSGDLVDQLAALNDLVNTEQAQIIMTPPRSVKGSVTDSCELLVDKKKSNLPVNLSTSDVFDDDSFFSESILLSTQALEEEAIGCKPTPPKKCKNELLITPSSPTSNSSHIFSFAQPSPEQSVFRKSFDLESEEPSEKISNENVTKLVPPAVVDHKLPAQKDEKTVPLCSQPPILNNITACPNPTALTKGGKSESCHVVRKSVPKILEKPKPPANRVDTSFAPVSNQRHQIFNSTSDNKNAFLNSSRSEKPTSPRKPTSPRQLTRSGYGMGIRRIVDDQMWNKKPVHQTSCLPPPPKFMPPDPFGDDDDDLLCAMTAIAQEVESQYLPASCATELDDDDVDFQPEVLAFISQIETQAIKTEKPTAELLEEKRQAAIRKRQQRLMSRN; encoded by the exons ATGGAGAAGAGCAAACGTTGTTATCCAACCAGGAGTAACAAGATAGCAAAGctggaagaaaatgaaatcccTGGAAAAAAGTCCCCCGCTTTGTCCAAGATAAAGAACGTTGAATCTCCAGCGGCTGTCAAACATTTCATGATTTCTGGATATGCTAGTCCCCCTTGCAGACACGTTACTTTAAgccaacaaaatgaaaatgagatTGTATGGGACTTGACCTCACCAGGTGCTAGGAAATATCAAGGACTGTTAAGTGAAAAAAAGACCAGCACACCAAATCAAACACCTACACGTAAAAGGGAACTGAGGCCACGTGTTGCTCTGTGCAAGAAGAATATTGCACTTTCAGAAGACAAAAGTGGTGATTTAGTGGATCAACTTGCAGCATTAAATGATTTGGTCAATACAGAGCAAGCACAAATTATCATGACTCCTCCTCGTTCTGTCAAAGGAAGTGTCACAGACAGTTGTGAGTTGCTAGttgacaaaaagaaatctaatcTGCCAG tgaaTCTAAGTACCAGTGATGTTTTTGATGATGACAGCTTCTTCAGTGAATCAATACTTTTAAGTACACAAGCTTTGGAAGAAGAAGCAATTGGGTGTAAGCCAACACCCCCGAAAAAGTGCAAAAATGAATTGTTGATTACTCCCTCCTCCCCAACATCCAACAGTTCCCACATTTTCTCCTTTGCCCAGCCAAGCCCTGAACAAAGTGTTTTTCGCAAGAGTTTTGATTTAGAAAGCGAAGAACCATcggaaaaaatttcaaatgaaaatgtcACGAAATTAG TGCCACCAGCTGTAGTTGACCACAAACTTCCAGCccaaaaagatgaaaaaacaGTACCTCTGTGTTCTCAACCACCTATTCTGAATAACATAACGGCATGTCCAAATCCGACGGCGCTGACAAAAGGAGGAAAATCCGAGTCGTGTCATGTTGTCAGAAAGAGTGTTCCTAAAATTCTAGAAAAGCCAAAACCACCAGCAAACAGAGTTGACACTTCATTTGCGCCCGTATCAAACCAAAGGCATCAAATCTTCAATTCAACAAGTGACAATAAAAACGCATTTCTAAATTCATCTAGATCCGAAAAACCTACTTCGCCTAGAAAACCTACTTCGCCTAGACAACTTACTAGGTCTGGCTACGGTATGGGGATTAGAAGGATAGTGGATGATCAGATGTGGAACAAGAAACCAGTTCACCAAACGTCATGTCTCCCGCCTCCTCCGAAGTTTATGCCACCCGATCCTTTTggcgatgatgatgacgatctTCTCTGCGCTATGACTGCCATCGCGCAAGAAGTGGAAAGCCAATATT TACCAGCATCCTGTGCAACAGAGTTGGACGATGACGATGTTGACTTCCAGCCCGAAGTACTGGCCTTCATCAGCCAAATCGAAA CCCAAGCAATTAAAACGGAAAAGCCAACGGCGGAGCTTTTGGAAGAAAAGAGGCAAGCCGCTATACGAAAACGACAACAGCGGTTAATGAGCCGAAATTAA